A DNA window from Niabella yanshanensis contains the following coding sequences:
- a CDS encoding TIM-barrel domain-containing protein — protein MFRKFFYTLSLLCLLSLGFVSFTSAQTNNTVITSAKTVNPTTVELQLNNGRHIIIDFYADHIFRLFIDSTAKQLRAPEAKPEAQILVDQPRKPVTKMSLTDRGMSFEISTGSITVRLDKASSQFSILTSGGETIVQSVEPVSFEAAQTTVKLKESANEYFYGGGVQNGRFSHKGRAIAIENQNSWTDGGVASPNPFYWSTNGYGVMGHTFRKGKYDFGLKEKGVVTLYHETNYLDLFFMVNNGAVALLNDFYQLTGHPVLLPKFAFYQGHLNAYNRDYWKEDTTGILFEDGKKYKESQKDNGGIKESLNGELANNYRFSARAVIDRYKRNDMPLGWVLPNDGYGAGYGQTGTLDSNVLNLKNFGDYARKNGVEIGLWTQSDLHPKAGVSALLQRDIVKEVRDAGVRVLKTDVAWVGAGYSFGLNGVADVARITSQYGKNARPFIISLDGWAGTQRYAGIWSGDQTGGQWEYIRFHIPTYIGSGLSGNPNISSDMDGIFGGKNIPVNVRDFQWKTFTPMQLNMDGWGSNPKYPEALGEPATSINRNYLKWKSELMPYTYSIAREAISGWPMIRAMFLDEATPYTLSAATRYQFMYGPSFLIAPIYKDTRSDKEGNDIRHGIYLPKGTWIDYFTGEQYEGGRVINYFNAPLWKLPVLVKPGAIIPLANANNNVHEINKELRIYELYPAGVSAFTEYDDDGVTEAYRGSKGTTTEISMNAIKDKVSVVVNTAKGNFDGFVKDKETVLKFNVSQPAKKITARVGGKKVKLKQVASADEFNKQSNVYFYNAAPEFNRFATAGSDFSKQHIARNPQVWVKLATTDISKSKVEVTLSGFLFHIDNQFRKATGVLSPVAGLTVIDSNAKAFSLQPSWKKTDNADFYEVQFNDMLYSHILDTSFLLEELQPESGYSFQVRAVNKTGPSAWAAATGKTKMNPLQFAIKGIAGYSTAASQGGEGLNKLFDFDEDNNWHTQYGKNAIPLDLVLDLKSVNQLDKLQYLPRSSGFNGVILKGKIYYSMDRKSWTEAGMIAWKRSNEIKEFTFTTKPTARYVKLEVTEGVGNFGSGREIYVFKVPGSASYIPGDINNDGKIDHNDLTSYTNYTGLRKGDGDFEGYISNGDINKNNLIDAFDISNVTTQLDGGVSRDSAGKLSGKLVLASNKAYYKKGDNIEITIKGHNLDGVNALSFALPYDASKYEYIGTQTTGTGAMENLTYDRLHTNGTKALYPAFVNVGKKELLNGSAELFIIKMKAKQDLTFDLKATDGILVGKDLDTVTF, from the coding sequence ATGTTCCGGAAATTTTTTTACACCCTGTCGCTTTTATGCCTCTTATCTCTTGGTTTTGTCTCTTTTACTTCAGCGCAAACTAATAATACGGTTATTACTTCGGCTAAAACGGTTAACCCCACCACGGTAGAGCTGCAGCTTAACAATGGCCGGCATATAATCATAGATTTTTATGCTGATCATATTTTCAGGCTGTTTATAGACAGCACTGCTAAACAATTGCGCGCACCCGAAGCTAAACCTGAAGCGCAGATATTGGTGGATCAGCCGCGTAAACCGGTTACAAAAATGTCGCTTACCGATCGCGGAATGTCTTTCGAAATATCTACTGGCAGCATTACTGTCAGGTTAGACAAGGCGTCATCGCAGTTTTCAATATTGACGAGTGGTGGAGAAACGATAGTACAGTCTGTAGAGCCGGTTAGCTTTGAAGCAGCCCAAACAACTGTTAAGCTAAAAGAGTCTGCTAATGAGTATTTTTATGGAGGAGGTGTACAGAACGGTCGGTTTTCTCATAAGGGCAGGGCAATCGCCATTGAGAATCAAAACAGCTGGACGGATGGCGGTGTGGCATCGCCCAATCCTTTTTACTGGAGTACGAATGGATATGGAGTAATGGGACACACGTTTAGAAAGGGAAAATATGATTTTGGTTTAAAAGAAAAAGGAGTAGTAACGCTGTACCATGAAACCAATTATCTCGACCTGTTCTTTATGGTGAATAATGGTGCTGTTGCGCTGTTGAATGATTTTTACCAGCTAACCGGCCACCCGGTATTGTTGCCCAAATTTGCCTTTTACCAGGGACATTTAAATGCTTACAACCGCGACTACTGGAAGGAAGATACCACGGGCATTTTGTTTGAAGATGGGAAGAAGTATAAGGAAAGCCAGAAAGATAATGGTGGTATCAAAGAATCGTTAAACGGGGAGCTCGCCAATAACTATCGATTTTCAGCAAGAGCCGTGATCGACCGTTACAAACGAAATGATATGCCACTGGGTTGGGTGCTGCCCAATGACGGATATGGCGCAGGCTATGGCCAAACGGGTACCTTAGATAGCAATGTGTTGAACCTTAAAAATTTTGGAGACTATGCCCGTAAAAATGGCGTGGAGATAGGGCTGTGGACCCAAAGTGACCTTCATCCAAAAGCTGGTGTCAGCGCATTGTTACAGCGTGATATTGTAAAAGAAGTCAGAGACGCGGGTGTACGTGTTTTGAAAACAGATGTGGCATGGGTGGGAGCGGGGTATTCTTTTGGTTTAAATGGTGTGGCAGATGTGGCCAGGATCACCTCTCAATATGGAAAGAATGCACGTCCCTTTATTATTTCCTTAGATGGCTGGGCCGGTACACAACGCTATGCAGGCATCTGGAGTGGTGACCAAACCGGGGGACAATGGGAGTATATCCGTTTTCATATTCCTACTTATATCGGATCAGGATTGTCGGGTAATCCGAATATCAGCTCCGATATGGACGGTATATTCGGCGGCAAAAATATACCGGTTAATGTACGGGATTTTCAATGGAAGACTTTTACACCTATGCAACTTAATATGGATGGATGGGGATCGAACCCCAAATATCCTGAAGCATTGGGTGAACCCGCCACTTCCATCAACCGCAATTATTTGAAGTGGAAGTCGGAGCTGATGCCTTATACCTACTCTATTGCCAGGGAAGCTATAAGCGGATGGCCGATGATCAGGGCTATGTTTTTAGACGAAGCAACTCCCTATACCTTAAGTGCCGCAACCCGCTACCAGTTTATGTATGGCCCATCGTTCCTTATAGCACCTATATACAAAGATACCAGATCTGATAAGGAGGGCAATGATATCAGGCATGGGATATACCTGCCTAAGGGAACCTGGATAGATTATTTCACAGGTGAGCAGTATGAAGGGGGCCGTGTGATCAATTATTTTAATGCGCCGCTTTGGAAGCTGCCGGTATTAGTGAAGCCGGGCGCTATTATTCCGTTGGCTAATGCAAATAATAATGTGCATGAGATTAATAAAGAGCTACGTATCTACGAGCTATACCCCGCAGGTGTTTCCGCATTTACAGAGTATGATGATGATGGCGTAACCGAAGCTTATCGTGGCAGTAAAGGGACTACAACTGAGATCAGCATGAATGCTATTAAAGATAAGGTCTCGGTTGTTGTTAATACGGCAAAAGGAAATTTTGACGGCTTTGTAAAAGATAAAGAAACAGTGCTGAAGTTTAATGTATCTCAGCCGGCTAAAAAAATAACTGCCCGTGTAGGTGGTAAGAAAGTGAAATTGAAGCAGGTGGCATCAGCCGATGAATTCAACAAGCAGTCCAATGTATATTTTTACAATGCAGCTCCGGAGTTTAACCGTTTTGCCACCGCCGGGAGTGATTTTTCAAAACAACATATTGCCAGGAACCCACAGGTATGGGTAAAACTGGCGACTACCGATATCAGCAAAAGCAAGGTAGAAGTGACTTTAAGCGGATTTCTCTTTCATATCGACAATCAGTTCAGGAAAGCAACCGGAGTATTGAGCCCTGTTGCAGGCCTTACAGTGATCGATAGTAATGCGAAGGCATTTAGTTTGCAACCATCCTGGAAAAAGACGGATAATGCGGATTTTTATGAAGTGCAGTTCAATGATATGTTGTATTCACACATCCTTGATACGTCCTTTTTACTCGAAGAACTGCAGCCCGAATCCGGCTACAGTTTCCAGGTAAGGGCGGTGAATAAAACCGGCCCATCTGCATGGGCTGCTGCAACAGGCAAAACCAAAATGAACCCTTTGCAATTTGCTATTAAGGGTATTGCAGGTTATAGCACCGCTGCATCTCAGGGTGGCGAAGGCCTTAATAAGTTGTTTGATTTTGATGAGGATAATAACTGGCATACCCAATACGGAAAGAATGCCATACCCCTCGACCTGGTGCTGGATCTGAAGAGTGTTAACCAGCTGGATAAGCTGCAATACCTGCCCCGCAGCAGTGGCTTTAACGGCGTGATCCTGAAGGGAAAGATCTATTATAGTATGGACCGGAAGTCCTGGACAGAAGCCGGTATGATTGCATGGAAACGCAGCAACGAGATCAAGGAATTTACTTTTACAACAAAACCAACCGCACGGTATGTTAAACTAGAGGTTACAGAAGGTGTCGGCAACTTCGGATCGGGCAGGGAGATCTATGTATTCAAAGTGCCGGGCAGCGCAAGCTATATCCCCGGTGATATTAATAATGATGGCAAAATCGACCACAATGACCTTACTTCCTATACCAACTATACCGGTTTGCGTAAAGGAGACGGAGACTTTGAAGGTTATATCAGTAATGGTGATATTAACAAAAATAACCTGATAGACGCTTTTGATATTTCCAATGTGACAACACAGCTGGATGGAGGCGTGTCGCGTGACTCAGCGGGAAAACTGAGCGGGAAATTGGTCCTGGCCTCTAATAAGGCTTACTATAAGAAAGGGGATAATATTGAAATAACGATAAAAGGGCACAATCTGGATGGTGTAAATGCTTTGAGTTTTGCATTGCCTTATGATGCCTCGAAATATGAATACATAGGTACACAAACTACCGGCACCGGGGCAATGGAGAACCTTACTTACGACCGGTTGCATACGAATGGTACCAAAGCCCTGTATCCCGCTTTCGTTAATGTGGGTAAAAAAGAGCTGTTAAACGGCAGTGCCGAATTATTCATCATTAAGATGAAGGCTAAGCAGGATCTGACATTTGATTTGAAAGCCACAGATGGCATACTCGTGGGTAAAGACCTGGATACAGTTACGTTTTAA